The proteins below are encoded in one region of Streptomyces marianii:
- the infC gene encoding translation initiation factor IF-3: MSAEPRINDRIRVPEVRLVGPSGEQVGIVPLAKALELAQEYDLDLVEVAANARPPVCKLMDYGKFKYESAMKAREARKNQAHTVIKEMKLRPKIDPHDYDTKKGHVVRFLKQGDKVKITIMFRGREQSRPELGYRLLQRLAEDVQDLGFVESNPKQDGRNMIMVLGPHKKKTEAMAEAREAQAARKAERQGDRSAQAAATPEEPAEA; encoded by the coding sequence ATCAGCGCCGAGCCCCGCATCAACGACCGGATTCGCGTTCCCGAGGTGCGACTTGTCGGTCCCAGCGGCGAGCAGGTCGGGATTGTTCCGCTTGCCAAGGCCCTGGAGCTTGCGCAGGAGTACGACCTCGACCTCGTCGAGGTGGCGGCGAACGCCCGTCCGCCGGTCTGCAAGCTCATGGACTACGGGAAGTTCAAGTACGAGTCGGCCATGAAGGCCCGTGAGGCGCGCAAGAACCAGGCGCACACGGTCATCAAGGAGATGAAGCTCCGGCCGAAGATCGACCCGCACGACTACGACACCAAGAAGGGTCACGTCGTCCGGTTCCTCAAGCAGGGCGACAAGGTCAAGATCACGATCATGTTCCGTGGTCGCGAGCAGTCCCGGCCGGAGCTCGGCTACCGGCTGCTGCAGCGGCTGGCGGAGGACGTCCAGGACCTCGGTTTCGTGGAGTCGAACCCGAAGCAGGACGGCCGCAACATGATCATGGTTCTCGGTCCGCACAAGAAGAAGACCGAGGCGATGGCCGAGGCCCGTGAGGCGCAGGCCGCCCGCAAGGCGGAGCGCCAGGGGGACCGGTCCGCGCAGGCCGCGGCCACCCCCGAAGAGCCCGCCGAGGCCTGA
- the rpmI gene encoding 50S ribosomal protein L35, giving the protein MPKNKTHSGAKKRFKITGSGKVLRERAGKRHLLEHKSSKLTRRLTGNAEMAPGDAAKIKKMLGI; this is encoded by the coding sequence ATGCCGAAGAACAAGACGCACAGCGGTGCCAAGAAGCGCTTCAAGATCACCGGCTCCGGCAAGGTGCTCCGCGAGCGTGCCGGCAAGCGCCACCTGCTCGAGCACAAGTCGTCCAAGCTGACGCGTCGCCTCACCGGCAACGCCGAGATGGCCCCGGGTGACGCCGCCAAGATCAAGAAGATGCTGGGCATCTGA
- the rplT gene encoding 50S ribosomal protein L20 produces the protein MARVKRAVNAHKKRRAILEQASGYRGQRSRLYRKAKEQVTHSLVYNYNDRKKRKGDFRQLWIQRINAAARANGITYNRFIQGLKAANVEVDRKILAELAVNDANAFAALVEVAQKALPSDVNAPKAAA, from the coding sequence GTGGCACGCGTCAAGCGGGCAGTCAACGCCCACAAGAAGCGCCGGGCGATCCTCGAGCAGGCCAGCGGCTACCGCGGTCAGCGTTCCCGGCTGTACCGCAAGGCGAAGGAGCAGGTCACCCACTCCCTCGTCTACAACTACAACGACCGCAAGAAGCGCAAGGGCGACTTCCGCCAGCTGTGGATCCAGCGCATCAACGCCGCTGCCCGCGCGAACGGCATCACCTACAACCGCTTCATCCAGGGTCTGAAGGCCGCCAACGTCGAGGTGGACCGCAAGATCCTGGCGGAGCTCGCGGTCAACGACGCCAACGCGTTCGCCGCGCTCGTCGAGGTCGCCCAGAAGGCGCTCCCGAGCGACGTCAACGCCCCGAAGGCCGCGGCCTGA
- a CDS encoding TrmH family RNA methyltransferase — translation MGTPELISPRSPRVVAARRLAKRNFRSKERLFLAEGPQAVREAVAHRGGDGLPTLVELFTTVEAAERYADIIDAARAAGARIHHAPDTVLAEVSQTVTPQGLVGVCRFLDSPFEDILTARPRLVAVLAHVRDPGNAGTVLRCADAAGADAVVLTDASVDLYNPKSVRASVGSLFHLPVAVGVPVERAVSGLGAAGVRVLAADGAGEDDLDDELDAGTMSGPTAWIFGNEAWGLPEETRALADAVVRVPIHGRAESLNLATAAAVCLYASARAQRNPGGCSAATGRRDGSDGPSGPA, via the coding sequence ATGGGGACCCCCGAGCTGATCTCCCCGCGGTCTCCGCGGGTCGTCGCCGCGCGGCGGCTCGCCAAGCGGAACTTCCGCTCCAAGGAGCGGCTCTTCCTCGCCGAGGGACCGCAGGCCGTGCGTGAGGCGGTCGCGCACCGGGGCGGCGACGGCCTGCCGACGCTCGTCGAGCTCTTCACCACCGTCGAGGCCGCCGAGCGCTACGCGGACATCATCGACGCCGCCCGTGCCGCCGGGGCCCGGATCCACCACGCACCCGACACCGTGCTCGCGGAGGTCTCCCAGACCGTGACGCCGCAGGGCCTCGTCGGGGTCTGCCGCTTCCTCGACTCGCCGTTCGAGGACATCCTGACCGCCCGTCCGAGGCTGGTGGCCGTGCTGGCGCACGTGCGCGACCCCGGGAACGCCGGCACGGTGCTGCGCTGCGCGGACGCGGCCGGTGCCGACGCGGTCGTGCTCACCGACGCCTCGGTGGACCTCTACAACCCCAAGTCGGTCCGGGCCTCGGTCGGCTCGCTCTTCCATCTGCCCGTCGCGGTCGGCGTACCCGTCGAGCGGGCCGTCAGCGGGCTGGGGGCGGCGGGCGTGCGCGTCCTCGCCGCCGACGGCGCCGGTGAGGACGACCTGGACGACGAGCTCGACGCCGGGACCATGTCCGGGCCGACCGCGTGGATCTTCGGCAACGAGGCGTGGGGCCTCCCCGAGGAGACCCGGGCACTCGCCGACGCCGTCGTTCGCGTGCCGATCCACGGCAGGGCCGAGAGTCTCAACCTCGCCACCGCAGCCGCCGTCTGCCTCTACGCCTCCGCACGGGCACAGCGCAACCCCGGCGGCTGCAGCGCCGCCACCGGCCGCCGGGACGGGTCCGACGGTCCCTCCGGACCCGCCTGA
- a CDS encoding sensor histidine kinase, translating to MTVGTSGPSEAFLALARAGDGAGPGIGPDDLPDGLVVADENGRIVCFNAAAARITAVPAARALGRPLEHVLPLEDLKGRRWWPLTDPYGGLATRVGQPERNLLLPGGREVLVSARYVREAPTGPVLRVVVSLRGTEARRRTERSHAELIATVAHELRSPLTSVKGFTATLLAKWERFTDDQKRLMLETVDADANRVTRLIAELLDISRIDSGRLEVRRQPVDVAAAVGRHVQAYTAGGQSPDRFFVRVHHDLPELWADPDKIDQVLGNLLENAVRHGDGTVTIEVAPAFGSSDEKGTAVTVSDEGPGIPEESMGRVFTRFWRGSKRGGTGLGLYIVKGIVEAHGGTITVGRGPGGGAEFRFTLPVGTPAYLT from the coding sequence ATGACTGTCGGCACCAGCGGGCCGTCCGAGGCGTTCCTGGCGTTGGCACGCGCCGGGGACGGCGCGGGTCCTGGCATCGGCCCGGACGACCTCCCCGACGGCCTCGTCGTCGCCGACGAGAACGGCCGGATCGTCTGCTTCAACGCCGCCGCCGCGCGCATCACCGCCGTGCCCGCCGCCCGCGCCCTCGGCCGGCCGCTGGAGCACGTGCTGCCCCTGGAGGACCTCAAGGGGCGCCGCTGGTGGCCGCTCACCGATCCCTACGGCGGCCTCGCCACCCGGGTCGGCCAGCCCGAGCGCAATCTGCTGCTGCCGGGCGGCCGCGAGGTCCTGGTCTCGGCCCGCTACGTACGCGAGGCGCCCACGGGCCCCGTGCTCCGCGTCGTCGTCAGCCTCCGCGGCACCGAGGCGCGCCGCCGCACCGAGCGCAGCCACGCCGAGCTGATCGCCACCGTCGCCCATGAACTGCGCTCCCCGCTGACCTCGGTCAAGGGGTTCACCGCCACCCTGCTCGCCAAGTGGGAGCGCTTCACCGACGACCAGAAGCGGCTGATGCTGGAGACCGTCGACGCCGATGCCAACCGCGTGACCCGGCTGATCGCGGAGCTCCTCGACATCTCGCGCATCGACTCCGGCCGGCTGGAGGTGCGGCGCCAGCCCGTCGACGTCGCCGCCGCCGTCGGCCGCCACGTCCAGGCGTACACCGCGGGCGGCCAGTCCCCGGACCGCTTCTTCGTCCGCGTCCACCACGACCTGCCCGAGCTGTGGGCGGATCCCGACAAGATCGACCAGGTTCTCGGCAACCTCCTTGAAAATGCGGTGCGCCACGGGGACGGAACGGTCACCATCGAGGTGGCACCCGCGTTCGGCAGCAGCGATGAGAAGGGAACGGCCGTCACCGTGAGCGACGAAGGCCCCGGCATCCCCGAGGAGTCGATGGGCCGTGTCTTCACCCGCTTCTGGCGGGGGAGCAAGCGCGGTGGCACCGGTCTCGGCCTGTACATCGTGAAGGGCATCGTCGAGGCGCACGGTGGGACGATCACCGTGGGCCGCGGCCCGGGCGGCGGCGCGGAGTTCCGATTTACGTTGCCCGTGGGCACGCCCGCCTATCTCACCTGA
- the pheS gene encoding phenylalanine--tRNA ligase subunit alpha, translating to MSAPNKSYDPVEVEALKPEEIERMRDEALDAFAAAGDLDALHEAKIAHTGPTSPLALANREIGALPPHAKAEAGKRVGQARGAVNKSLAARQAELEAERDARVLVEEAVDVTLPHDRTPSGARHPLTTLSERIEDVFVAMGYEVAEGPEVETEWLNFDALNIAADHPARGEHDTFFVRGAEGTGGEGDESASGVVLRTHTSPVQVRSMLDREPPLYVICPGRVYRTDDLDATHTPVFHQVELLAVDEGLTMADLKGTLDHMVRALFGGEGMKTRLRPNFFPFTEPSAEMDMVCYVCRGESVGNPDRPCRTCSSEGWIELGGCGMVNPKVLTACGVDPEKYSGFAFGFGIERMLMFRHNVEDMRDMVEGDVRFTRPFGMEI from the coding sequence ATGTCGGCACCCAACAAGTCGTACGACCCTGTCGAGGTCGAGGCACTGAAACCGGAAGAGATCGAGCGCATGCGGGACGAGGCGCTCGACGCCTTCGCCGCCGCGGGCGACCTCGACGCGCTCCACGAGGCGAAGATCGCGCACACCGGCCCCACCTCGCCGCTCGCGCTCGCCAACCGTGAGATCGGCGCCCTGCCGCCGCACGCCAAGGCCGAGGCCGGCAAGCGTGTGGGCCAGGCCCGCGGTGCCGTCAACAAGTCCCTGGCCGCGCGCCAGGCCGAACTGGAGGCCGAGCGCGACGCCCGGGTGCTGGTCGAGGAGGCGGTGGACGTCACGCTGCCCCACGACCGCACCCCGTCCGGCGCCCGCCACCCGCTGACCACGCTGTCGGAGCGCATCGAGGACGTCTTCGTGGCCATGGGCTACGAGGTCGCCGAGGGCCCCGAGGTCGAGACCGAGTGGCTGAACTTCGACGCGCTGAACATCGCGGCCGACCACCCCGCCCGCGGTGAGCACGACACCTTCTTCGTGAGGGGCGCCGAGGGCACCGGCGGCGAGGGGGACGAGTCCGCCTCCGGCGTGGTGCTGCGCACGCACACGTCGCCCGTACAGGTCCGCTCGATGCTGGACCGCGAGCCGCCGCTGTACGTGATCTGCCCCGGCCGCGTGTACCGCACCGACGACCTGGACGCCACCCACACCCCGGTGTTCCACCAGGTCGAGCTGCTCGCCGTGGACGAGGGCCTCACCATGGCCGACCTCAAGGGCACCCTGGACCACATGGTCCGCGCGCTCTTCGGCGGCGAGGGAATGAAGACCCGGCTCCGGCCGAACTTCTTCCCCTTCACCGAGCCGTCCGCCGAGATGGACATGGTCTGCTACGTCTGCCGGGGCGAGTCCGTCGGCAACCCGGACCGGCCCTGCCGCACCTGCTCCAGCGAGGGCTGGATCGAGCTCGGCGGCTGCGGAATGGTCAACCCGAAGGTGCTGACCGCCTGCGGCGTCGACCCCGAGAAGTACAGCGGATTCGCCTTCGGGTTCGGCATCGAGCGGATGCTGATGTTCCGCCACAACGTCGAAGACATGCGAGACATGGTCGAGGGTGACGTCCGGTTCACCCGGCCCTTCGGGATGGAGATCTGA